A window of Kineococcus sp. NBC_00420 genomic DNA:
CAACCACAACTACATCGGGACCGAGCACATCCTGCTCGGCCTGATCCACGAGGGTGAAGGCGTCGCCGCCAAGGCCCTCGAGTCGCTGGGCATCTCCCTGGACGCGGTCCGCGAGCAGGTCCAGGAGATCATCGGTCAGGGCCAGCAGGCCCCGTCCGGTCACATCCCCTTCACCCCCCGCGCCAAGAAGGTCCTCGAGCTGTCGCTGCGCGAAGCGCTGCAGCTGGGCCACAACTACATCGGGACCGAGCACATCCTGCTCGGCCTCATCCGCGAGGGTGAGGGCGTCGCCGCCCAGGTGCTCGTCAAGCTCGGTGCCGACCTGAACCGCGTGCGGCAGCAGGTCATCCAGCTGCTGTCGGGCTACCAGGGCAAGGAGCCCGCGACCGCCGGCGGTCCGCAGGAGGGCACCCCGTCCGGGTCGCTCGTCCTCGACCAGTTCGGCCGCAACCTGACCCAGGCCGCCCGCGAGGGCAAGCTCGACCCGGTCATCGGTCGCGACCCGCAGATCGAGCGCGTCATGCAGGTCCTGTCCCGTCGCACCAAGAACAACCCGATCCTCATCGGTGAACCGGGGGTCGGCAAGACCGCCGTCGTCGAAGGGCTCGCGCAGTCCGTCGTGCGCGGCGAGGTGCCGGAGACGCTGAAGGACAAGCAGATCTACACGCTCGACCTCGGCGCGCTCGTCGCCGGGTCGCGCTACCGCGGTGACTTCGAGGAGCGCCTGCGCAAGGTCCTCAAGGAGATCCGCACCCGCGGCGACATCATCCTGTTCATCGACGAGATCCACACCCTCGTCGGGGCCGGTGCCGCCGAGGGCGCGATCGACGCGGCCTCGATCCTCAAGCCGATGCTCGCGCGCGGTGAGCTGCAGACCATCGGGGCGACGACCCTCGACGAGTTCCGCAAGCACATCGAGAAGGACCCGGCCCTGGAGCGTCGCTTCCAGCCGATCCAGGTCCCGGAGCCGACGCTGGCCCACGCCATCGAGATCCTCAAGGGTCTGCGCGACCGCTACGAGGCGCACCACCGCGTCTCGATCACGGACGCTGCGCTGGTCGCGGCCGCGACGCTGGCCGACCGCTACGTCAACGACCGCTACCTCCCGGACAAGGCGATCGACCTGATCGACGAGGCCGGCGCCCGGTTGCGGATCCGCCGCATGACCGCACCGCCGGACCTGCGCGAGTTCGACGAGCGCATCGCCGACGTCCGCCGCGAGAAGGAGAGCGCGATCGACGCGCAGGACTTCGAGAAGGCCGCGTCCCTGCGCGACGGCGAGAAGAAGCTGCTGGCGCAGAAGGGCGAGCGCGAGAAGCAGTGGAAGTCCGGCGACATGGACGTCATCGCCGAGGTCGACGAGGAACTGATCGCCGAGGTCCTGGCCACTGCCACGGGCATCCCGGTCGTTCGGTTGACCGAGGAGGAGTCCACGCGACTGCTCCACATGGAAGACGAGCTGCACAAGCGCGTCATCGGCCAGAACGACGCCATCAGGGCGCTGTCCCAGGCGATCCGACGCACCCGCGCGGGGTTGAAGGACCCCAAGCGTCCCGGTGGTTCCTTCATCTTCGCCGGTCCGACCGGGGTGGGTAAGACGGAGCTGGCGAAGGCGTTGGCGGAGTTCCTCTTCGGTGAGGAGGACGCCCTCATCCAGCTGGACATGTCGGAGTTCTCCGAGAAGCACACCGTCTCCCGCCTCTTCGGCTCCCCTCCCGGCTACGTCGGCTACGAAGAAGGCGGTCAGCTCACGGAGAAGGTGCGGCGCAAGCCGTTCTCGGTGGTCCTCTTCGACGAGGTCGAGAAGGCGCACCCGGACATCTTCAACTCGCTGCTGCAGATCCTGGAGGACGGTCGTCTGACCGACTCCCAGGGCCGCATGGTCGACTTCAAGAACACCGTGATCATCATGACGACGAACCTGGGGACGCGGGACATCTCCAAGGGCGTCGGCACCGGGTTCGCCGCGGGGTCGCAGACCTCGCAGACGAACTACGACCGGATGAAGTCGAAGGTCAACGACGAGCTCAAGCAGCACTTCCGGCCCGAGTTCCTCAACCGCGTCGACGACATCGTCGTGTTCCCGCAGCTGACGCAGGAGGAGATCGTCCAGATCGTCGACCTGTTCATCAAGCGGGTGGACGACCGGTTGAAGGA
This region includes:
- a CDS encoding ATP-dependent Clp protease ATP-binding subunit, which encodes MFERFTDRARRVVVLAQEEARMLNHNYIGTEHILLGLIHEGEGVAAKALESLGISLDAVREQVQEIIGQGQQAPSGHIPFTPRAKKVLELSLREALQLGHNYIGTEHILLGLIREGEGVAAQVLVKLGADLNRVRQQVIQLLSGYQGKEPATAGGPQEGTPSGSLVLDQFGRNLTQAAREGKLDPVIGRDPQIERVMQVLSRRTKNNPILIGEPGVGKTAVVEGLAQSVVRGEVPETLKDKQIYTLDLGALVAGSRYRGDFEERLRKVLKEIRTRGDIILFIDEIHTLVGAGAAEGAIDAASILKPMLARGELQTIGATTLDEFRKHIEKDPALERRFQPIQVPEPTLAHAIEILKGLRDRYEAHHRVSITDAALVAAATLADRYVNDRYLPDKAIDLIDEAGARLRIRRMTAPPDLREFDERIADVRREKESAIDAQDFEKAASLRDGEKKLLAQKGEREKQWKSGDMDVIAEVDEELIAEVLATATGIPVVRLTEEESTRLLHMEDELHKRVIGQNDAIRALSQAIRRTRAGLKDPKRPGGSFIFAGPTGVGKTELAKALAEFLFGEEDALIQLDMSEFSEKHTVSRLFGSPPGYVGYEEGGQLTEKVRRKPFSVVLFDEVEKAHPDIFNSLLQILEDGRLTDSQGRMVDFKNTVIIMTTNLGTRDISKGVGTGFAAGSQTSQTNYDRMKSKVNDELKQHFRPEFLNRVDDIVVFPQLTQEEIVQIVDLFIKRVDDRLKDKDMGIELTPSAKVLLATKGYDPVLGARPLRRTIQRDIEDVLSEKILFGELRAGQIISVDTEGEGTEQKFTFEGTSKEDLPVTVPVGDTIED